A single genomic interval of Nonomuraea rubra harbors:
- a CDS encoding ABC transporter permease, which produces MNATRTGRARRRAGADGRARRPARRHRLALGTLAVLVLAVLVLAVVLVPLVAGLDQQLVDLRSAGLPPSPAHPFGTDEVGRDVLLRSVYGLRVSMLVGLAAAVVSVFIGGLVGLAAGAAGGLADRLLMRVVDGFNSLPHLLFGIFIVALFAPSATAVVVSVAITHWTTAARIVRSEVLSLRGRPFVDAAISGGSGRLRVVVRHFLPNLAPQLLLATVLMIPHAIWHETALSFLGLGLPAHLASLGNMINDGQRSLLAGDWWSSLFPGLLILVPTLAVSSLAQYVRDRANPRWRSELDL; this is translated from the coding sequence ATGAACGCCACCCGGACGGGCAGGGCGCGGCGGCGGGCCGGGGCCGATGGAAGGGCGCGCCGGCCCGCTCGCCGTCACCGCCTCGCGCTGGGCACGCTGGCCGTGCTGGTACTGGCCGTGCTGGTACTGGCCGTGGTGCTGGTGCCGCTCGTGGCGGGCCTCGACCAGCAGCTCGTGGACCTGCGCTCGGCCGGCCTCCCGCCGTCTCCCGCCCACCCGTTCGGCACCGACGAGGTCGGGCGGGACGTGCTGCTCCGCTCCGTCTACGGCCTGCGCGTCTCCATGCTGGTCGGACTGGCGGCGGCGGTGGTCAGCGTGTTCATCGGCGGCCTGGTCGGGCTCGCCGCGGGCGCCGCCGGCGGGCTCGCCGACCGGCTGCTGATGCGGGTCGTGGACGGGTTCAACTCGCTGCCCCACCTGCTGTTCGGGATCTTCATCGTGGCCCTGTTCGCGCCGAGCGCCACCGCCGTGGTCGTGTCCGTGGCCATCACCCACTGGACGACCGCCGCCCGGATCGTCCGCTCGGAGGTGCTGTCGCTGCGCGGCCGGCCGTTCGTGGACGCGGCCATCTCCGGTGGGTCCGGGCGGCTGCGCGTCGTCGTCCGCCACTTCCTGCCCAACCTGGCGCCGCAGCTGCTGCTGGCGACCGTACTGATGATCCCGCACGCGATCTGGCACGAGACCGCGCTCAGCTTCCTCGGCCTCGGGCTTCCGGCCCACCTGGCCTCGCTCGGGAACATGATCAACGATGGGCAGCGGTCGCTGCTGGCGGGCGACTGGTGGTCCAGCCTCTTTCCCGGGCTGCTGATCCTGGTGCCGACGCTGGCGGTGTCGTCGCTGGCCCAGTACGTACGCGACCGCGCCAACCCGCGGTGGAGATCGGAGCTCGACCTGTGA
- a CDS encoding ABC transporter ATP-binding protein yields the protein MPDTSGPDTVPEATVPAVAEPDATSLEARGITVSFGRHRVLDGASLSLRRGEVLGLAGPSGCGKSTLARVLALLLKPAAGTVTVDGRAVTGWRHRAPQRTAIGLIFQQPRLAVDPRFTLLDVIAEPLRAARRPLDRAHELAEELGLTPELFGRRPHEVSDGQLQRACVARALTLEPRYLICDEMTTMLDASTQAHLVGRIEAYRERTGAGVLAISHDAELLHRWTAGNVRDWDRTPSPAAR from the coding sequence ATGCCTGACACCAGCGGGCCTGACACCGTGCCTGAAGCCACCGTGCCCGCGGTCGCCGAGCCCGACGCCACCAGCCTCGAAGCCCGCGGAATCACCGTCTCCTTCGGCCGCCACCGCGTGCTCGACGGAGCCTCGCTGTCCCTGCGCCGGGGCGAGGTCCTCGGCCTCGCCGGGCCGAGCGGATGCGGCAAGTCCACGCTGGCCCGCGTGCTGGCCCTGCTCCTGAAACCGGCCGCGGGCACGGTCACCGTGGACGGCCGCGCGGTGACGGGCTGGCGGCACCGGGCGCCCCAGCGTACGGCGATCGGCCTGATCTTCCAGCAGCCCCGCCTGGCCGTCGACCCCCGCTTCACCCTCCTCGACGTGATCGCCGAGCCGCTGCGCGCGGCCAGGCGCCCCCTGGACCGGGCGCACGAGCTGGCGGAGGAGCTGGGGCTGACACCCGAACTGTTCGGCCGCCGCCCGCACGAGGTGTCGGACGGGCAGCTCCAGCGGGCCTGCGTGGCGCGGGCACTGACCCTGGAGCCCCGCTACCTGATCTGCGACGAGATGACCACGATGCTGGACGCCTCGACCCAGGCCCACCTGGTGGGACGGATCGAGGCGTATCGGGAGCGCACGGGGGCGGGGGTCCTGGCGATCAGCCACGACGCCGAACTGCTGCACCGCTGGACGGCCGGCAACGTCCGCGACTGGGACCGGACCCCGTCCCCGGCCGCCCGCTGA
- a CDS encoding ABC transporter ATP-binding protein — protein MKLRVDGLSVRFHLPGAEVRAVTDARFELREGRCLALVGESGCGKSVMAHALLGLLPGNATVTGHAWLDPSGPDAASGDAASGDAASGDAASGDAAPDLVPGSSPGDGPPFGGGSLDLVTAPEKVLARQVRGRLIGLIPQSPAAHLTPVRTARAQLAETLRELGRPETPDLLAARAGLRPEDLDRYPHQLSGGMAQRVANALALAGDPPLIVADEPTTGLDRPLVDATMAELRRLCDEGRAVLVITHDLRAAERVADEIAVMYASRIVELSQAGPFFAGPRHPYARGLLDALPSRRFVPIPGRPPELTRLPDGCAFLPRCPLATDACEKQPLMNGKKVACHHA, from the coding sequence GTGAAGCTGCGTGTGGACGGCCTGTCGGTGCGCTTCCACCTGCCCGGCGCGGAGGTGCGCGCCGTCACGGACGCCCGGTTCGAGCTGCGGGAGGGGCGGTGCCTGGCGCTGGTGGGGGAATCGGGGTGCGGCAAGTCCGTCATGGCCCACGCCCTGCTCGGCCTCCTCCCCGGCAACGCCACCGTCACCGGCCACGCCTGGCTGGACCCTTCCGGCCCCGACGCCGCCTCTGGTGACGCCGCCTCTGGTGACGCCGCCTCTGGTGACGCCGCCTCTGGTGACGCCGCCCCGGACCTCGTCCCCGGCTCCTCGCCCGGCGACGGGCCCCCGTTCGGGGGTGGCTCGCTCGATCTCGTCACGGCGCCGGAGAAGGTGCTGGCGCGGCAGGTGCGCGGACGGCTCATCGGGCTGATCCCGCAGAGCCCCGCCGCGCACCTCACCCCGGTCCGCACCGCCCGTGCCCAGCTGGCCGAGACGCTGCGGGAGCTGGGCCGTCCCGAGACCCCGGACCTGCTCGCCGCCCGCGCCGGACTGCGCCCGGAGGACCTGGACCGTTACCCGCACCAGCTCTCGGGCGGCATGGCGCAGCGCGTCGCCAACGCGCTCGCCCTGGCCGGCGACCCGCCGCTCATCGTCGCCGACGAGCCCACCACGGGCCTGGACCGGCCGCTCGTGGACGCCACCATGGCCGAGCTGCGCCGCCTGTGCGACGAGGGCCGCGCGGTGCTGGTCATCACGCACGACCTGCGCGCCGCCGAGCGGGTGGCCGACGAGATCGCCGTCATGTACGCCAGCCGCATCGTCGAGCTGTCGCAGGCGGGGCCGTTCTTCGCGGGCCCGCGCCACCCCTACGCGCGCGGCCTGCTGGACGCGCTGCCCTCCCGCCGCTTCGTCCCCATCCCCGGCCGCCCGCCGGAGCTCACCCGCCTCCCGGACGGCTGCGCCTTCCTGCCCCGCTGCCCCCTGGCGACCGACGCCTGCGAGAAACAGCCGCTCATGAACGGGAAGAAGGTGGCCTGCCACCATGCCTGA
- a CDS encoding pyridoxamine 5'-phosphate oxidase family protein: MPSSEIRTVTTEAELREIVNEPPQTIWDKDIARIDEHARTIIAHSPFLLLATSSPDGTCDVSPRGDPAGSVLVLDDQRLVLADRPGNHRLDSLRNVLLNPHVGLLFIVPGMNETLRVNGRGTLVSDAPFFDDLVVKGKRPRLALLVEVQELYMHCAKAFLRSSLWKPETWPDRKSLPTLGQIAKDHIGIKDVPATVIDEGLAMDAKMNQY; encoded by the coding sequence GTGCCATCTTCTGAGATCCGTACGGTGACGACCGAGGCCGAGCTCCGCGAGATCGTGAACGAGCCGCCGCAGACCATCTGGGACAAGGACATCGCGCGGATCGACGAGCACGCGCGCACGATCATCGCGCATTCGCCGTTCCTGCTGCTCGCCACCTCCAGCCCCGACGGGACCTGCGACGTCTCGCCCCGCGGCGACCCCGCCGGCTCGGTGCTGGTCCTCGACGACCAGCGGCTCGTGCTCGCCGACCGGCCCGGCAACCACCGCCTCGACAGCCTGCGCAACGTGCTGCTCAACCCGCACGTCGGCCTGCTGTTCATCGTGCCGGGCATGAACGAGACGCTGCGCGTGAACGGGCGCGGGACGCTCGTGTCGGACGCGCCGTTCTTCGACGACCTCGTGGTCAAGGGCAAGCGGCCCCGGCTGGCGCTGCTCGTCGAGGTCCAGGAGCTGTACATGCACTGCGCCAAGGCGTTCCTGCGCTCGTCGTTGTGGAAGCCGGAGACCTGGCCGGACCGCAAGAGCCTGCCCACGCTCGGGCAGATCGCCAAGGACCACATCGGCATCAAGGACGTGCCGGCCACGGTCATCGACGAGGGGCTCGCCATGGACGCCAAGATGAACCAGTACTGA
- a CDS encoding ABC transporter permease, whose amino-acid sequence MRIVLWRLAFAVPLLLAVTFAMFALAKASPFDPVRQYLGERAMVTDPWITAEIRANWGLDRPLLEQYTTWLGNLLTGDLGESRSLRLPVAQVIGERLGWTLLVVGCALVVMLVAGLAAGTLAAWRRDSWLDRLVTGTAFTNEAAPVFWVGLLAIWVFSVTLGWLPAGGLTDAASTTVTLPDLARHLVLPVAVLAFSQSSWLLLFVRESVIGVLREDFVTGARARGLRPRTVLLRHALRSALLPFVTIMGARVPELVTGAILVESVFSWPGVAGTTIKAALAVDFPLLAALTLLATVAVVAGNLLADLAYTVADPRVRVLGVS is encoded by the coding sequence ATGCGGATCGTGCTGTGGCGGCTGGCGTTCGCCGTGCCGCTGCTGCTGGCCGTGACGTTCGCGATGTTCGCGCTGGCCAAGGCGTCCCCGTTCGATCCCGTACGGCAGTACCTGGGGGAGCGGGCCATGGTCACAGACCCGTGGATCACGGCCGAGATCAGGGCGAACTGGGGGCTGGACCGGCCCCTGCTGGAGCAGTACACGACCTGGCTCGGCAACCTGCTCACCGGCGACCTCGGCGAGTCCCGCTCGCTGCGGCTGCCCGTCGCCCAGGTCATCGGCGAACGGCTCGGCTGGACGCTGCTGGTCGTCGGCTGCGCCCTGGTCGTCATGCTGGTGGCCGGGCTGGCCGCCGGCACGCTGGCCGCCTGGCGGCGCGACTCCTGGCTGGACCGGCTCGTCACCGGCACGGCCTTCACCAACGAGGCCGCGCCGGTGTTCTGGGTGGGGCTGCTGGCGATCTGGGTGTTCTCCGTGACGCTCGGCTGGCTGCCCGCGGGCGGGCTCACCGACGCCGCCTCCACCACCGTCACGCTGCCCGACCTGGCGCGGCACCTGGTGCTGCCGGTCGCGGTGCTCGCGTTCTCGCAGTCGTCGTGGCTGCTGCTGTTCGTCCGCGAGTCGGTCATCGGGGTGCTCCGGGAGGACTTCGTCACCGGGGCGCGGGCGCGCGGGCTGCGCCCGCGTACCGTCCTGCTGCGGCACGCGCTGCGCTCGGCGCTGCTGCCGTTCGTCACGATCATGGGGGCGCGCGTGCCCGAGCTGGTCACCGGGGCGATCCTGGTGGAGTCCGTGTTCTCCTGGCCGGGAGTGGCCGGGACGACGATCAAGGCGGCCCTGGCGGTGGACTTCCCGCTGCTGGCCGCGCTGACCCTGCTGGCCACGGTCGCCGTGGTCGCCGGGAACCTGCTGGCCGACCTGGCGTACACGGTGGCCGATCCGCGCGTGCGCGTGCTCGGGGTGAGCTGA
- a CDS encoding MDR family MFS transporter, with protein MTTTSAQPEPAAATPTSRRKVLQALSGLMVGMFVSILASTVVANALPRIITDLQGTQTVYTWIVTTELLAMTATVPLWGKMADLYNKKLLIQLSLGLFVAGSLIAGLTPNVEILIVSRAVQGVGAGGMTALSMVVMAAMIPPRELGRYSGIFGAVFGIGTVAGPLIGGVLVDTSWLGWRWCFLLGVPFTIVAIILLQRTLDLPVVRKQVKVDYLGALLITVGVSTLLIWSSLAGNQFDWGSWQTAVLVGGGLVVLALAIFVESRAAEPIIPLTIFRNRTVALATIASALVGVAMFGGTVFLSQYFQVALGKSPTVAGLMSLPMVFGLLVSSTVAGQLITKTGRWKGFLVAGGVVMLGGMGLLATIDGQTGTVMLGVYMAVLGIGVGMLMQNLVLAAQNDVPAQDLGSTTSVLTFFRSMGGTIGVSALGAVLANRVTSLLTEKLGPMAAAGGGGADTHAVPDISKLPAPVVRIIQDVYATATAELFLIGVPLTVLALVAVLFIKEKPLATLSGEERLARERAAASGH; from the coding sequence ATGACAACCACCAGCGCGCAGCCCGAGCCCGCGGCCGCGACGCCCACGTCCAGAAGAAAGGTCCTGCAGGCGCTGTCGGGGCTGATGGTGGGCATGTTCGTGTCCATCCTGGCCTCGACCGTCGTGGCCAACGCCCTGCCCCGCATCATCACCGACCTGCAAGGCACGCAGACCGTCTACACCTGGATCGTCACCACGGAGCTGCTGGCCATGACGGCCACCGTGCCGCTCTGGGGCAAGATGGCCGACCTTTACAACAAGAAGCTGCTGATCCAGCTCTCGCTCGGGCTGTTCGTGGCCGGCTCGCTGATCGCGGGCCTGACGCCGAACGTGGAGATCCTGATCGTCAGCCGTGCCGTCCAGGGCGTCGGCGCGGGCGGCATGACCGCGCTGTCGATGGTCGTGATGGCGGCCATGATCCCGCCGCGTGAGCTGGGCCGCTACTCCGGCATCTTCGGCGCCGTGTTCGGCATCGGCACCGTGGCGGGGCCGCTCATCGGCGGCGTGCTCGTGGACACCTCCTGGCTCGGCTGGCGCTGGTGCTTCCTGCTCGGCGTGCCGTTCACGATCGTGGCCATCATCCTGCTGCAGCGCACCCTCGACCTGCCGGTCGTGCGCAAGCAGGTCAAGGTCGACTACCTGGGCGCCCTGCTGATCACGGTGGGTGTCTCCACGCTGCTGATCTGGTCGTCGCTGGCGGGCAACCAGTTCGACTGGGGCTCCTGGCAGACGGCCGTGCTCGTCGGCGGCGGTCTGGTCGTCCTCGCGCTGGCGATCTTCGTCGAGTCGCGGGCGGCCGAGCCGATCATCCCCCTCACCATCTTCAGGAACCGCACCGTCGCCCTCGCCACCATCGCCAGCGCGCTGGTCGGCGTGGCCATGTTCGGCGGCACGGTCTTCCTGTCGCAGTACTTCCAGGTGGCGCTCGGCAAGTCGCCGACGGTCGCGGGCCTGATGAGCCTGCCGATGGTGTTCGGTCTGCTGGTCTCCTCGACCGTGGCGGGCCAGCTCATCACCAAGACGGGCCGCTGGAAGGGCTTCCTGGTCGCCGGTGGCGTCGTCATGCTCGGCGGGATGGGCCTGCTCGCCACCATCGACGGGCAGACCGGCACGGTGATGCTCGGCGTCTACATGGCGGTGCTCGGCATCGGCGTCGGCATGCTCATGCAGAACCTGGTGCTCGCCGCCCAGAACGACGTGCCCGCCCAGGACCTGGGCTCCACCACCTCGGTGCTGACCTTCTTCCGCAGCATGGGCGGCACCATCGGCGTCAGCGCCCTGGGCGCCGTACTGGCCAACCGGGTCACCTCGCTCCTCACGGAGAAGCTCGGCCCGATGGCCGCCGCCGGTGGCGGCGGCGCGGACACGCACGCCGTGCCCGACATCTCCAAGCTGCCCGCTCCCGTCGTCCGCATCATCCAGGACGTGTACGCCACGGCCACGGCCGAGCTGTTCCTCATCGGCGTGCCGCTGACGGTGCTGGCGCTGGTGGCGGTGCTGTTCATCAAGGAGAAGCCGCTCGCCACGCTGTCGGGCGAGGAGCGGCTGGCCCGCGAGCGCGCCGCGGCCTCCGGCCACTGA
- a CDS encoding APC family permease, translated as MTDRDDHTPSQSSPSSPTQAHDADQPSLKRVMGPGLLLLFIIGDILGTGIYALTGQVAGEVGGAAWLPFAIAFVVAAITACSYLELVTKYPQAAGAALYVHKAFRLHIVSFLVCFTVMCSGITSASAASRAFAANLAAGFGLDVGNTVILAIALGFMLLVLAVNLRGVGESVKINVVLTSIELSGLLLVILLSMWFIAGGDADFSRVVAFETATDKSVFLAVSTATSLAFFAMVGFEDSVNMAEETRDPARIFPRIMFTGLGVTGVIYVLVSICAVAVVPVGVLAESETPLATVVQTATPGFPIADLLPFISMFAVANSALINMLMASRLLYGMSKQGVLPVFLSKVNPRRRTPEASIVFTTVIALGLITFVSLDPESPVVALLGGTTSLLLLAVFAAVNLSVLVLRKDQSAVKHFNAGRVLPVLGTITCLYLVLPWSSGRPAGQYQIAGVLLAIGLVLWLVTWAARRRESAGG; from the coding sequence ATGACGGACCGGGACGATCACACCCCCTCCCAGAGCAGTCCTTCCAGTCCCACGCAAGCGCATGACGCCGACCAGCCCAGCCTCAAGAGGGTCATGGGCCCCGGCCTGCTGCTGCTCTTCATCATCGGCGACATCCTCGGCACCGGCATCTACGCCCTGACGGGCCAGGTCGCCGGTGAGGTCGGAGGAGCGGCCTGGCTGCCGTTCGCCATCGCCTTCGTGGTCGCGGCGATCACCGCCTGCTCCTACCTCGAACTGGTCACGAAGTACCCGCAGGCGGCGGGTGCCGCGCTCTACGTGCACAAGGCGTTCCGCCTGCACATCGTGTCCTTCCTCGTCTGCTTCACCGTGATGTGCTCCGGCATCACCTCCGCCTCGGCGGCCTCGCGCGCCTTCGCCGCGAACCTCGCCGCCGGGTTCGGCCTCGACGTCGGCAACACCGTCATCCTGGCGATCGCCCTGGGCTTCATGCTCCTGGTGCTGGCCGTGAACCTGCGCGGCGTGGGCGAGAGCGTCAAGATCAACGTGGTGCTCACGTCGATCGAGCTCTCGGGCCTGCTGCTGGTCATCCTGCTCAGCATGTGGTTCATCGCCGGGGGCGACGCCGACTTCTCCCGGGTCGTCGCCTTCGAGACCGCGACCGACAAGAGCGTGTTCCTGGCCGTCAGCACGGCGACGTCGCTGGCCTTCTTCGCCATGGTCGGGTTCGAGGACTCGGTCAACATGGCCGAGGAGACCAGGGACCCGGCGCGGATCTTCCCCAGGATCATGTTCACCGGCCTCGGCGTCACCGGGGTGATCTACGTCCTGGTGTCCATCTGCGCCGTGGCCGTGGTGCCCGTCGGCGTCCTCGCCGAGAGCGAGACCCCGCTGGCGACCGTGGTGCAGACCGCCACCCCCGGCTTCCCGATCGCCGACCTGCTGCCGTTCATCTCGATGTTCGCCGTCGCGAACTCCGCGCTGATCAACATGCTGATGGCCAGCCGGCTCCTGTACGGCATGAGCAAGCAGGGCGTGCTGCCGGTCTTCCTGTCGAAGGTGAACCCCCGGCGGCGCACGCCGGAGGCGTCGATCGTGTTCACCACCGTCATCGCCCTGGGGCTCATCACCTTCGTCTCGCTGGACCCGGAGAGCCCGGTCGTCGCGCTGCTCGGCGGCACCACCTCGCTGCTCCTGCTCGCCGTCTTCGCCGCCGTCAACCTGTCCGTGCTCGTCCTGCGCAAGGACCAGTCCGCGGTCAAGCACTTCAACGCGGGCCGCGTCCTGCCCGTGCTGGGCACGATCACCTGCCTGTACCTGGTGCTGCCCTGGTCCTCGGGCCGCCCGGCCGGCCAGTACCAGATCGCGGGGGTGCTCCTGGCGATCGGCCTGGTCCTGTGGCTGGTCACCTGGGCCGCCCGCCGGAGGGAGAGCGCGGGCGGCTGA
- a CDS encoding ABC transporter substrate-binding protein, with product MRRRSALFGAIVLMLSACSAPSQGPSGAPAATRDTAVLGLGSEPDSLNPVLGYSVDGGSLMYDGLVRRTPDLKLQPALAESLPEVEGTEVTFRLRQGVTFHDGRPLTGADVAYTYAQVLDPANNSPIRGDYAAIEKVESPDARTVVFRLKHPYAPILQRTTLGIIPDKSDISGNPVGTGPYTFVSWAKGDKITLRVNDRYWGERPAIRNLVLAYTTDDNARATRMAAGEFTATELPPKAVARFRNQQGVTVHEVPSADYRGVMFPLERPVTGDLAIREALGLAVDRGAMVSAILAGAGEPAYGPIAPGTDWHNPAVTGSAAPDRARATATLEKAGWKTGADGIRVKDGTAARFTLMYPAGDSLRKELALAVASDAKQIGIDVRLAGLDWDAIDQRLSQDALIMGWGSPYDPDYTNFELFHSAYAGQGYFNPGHYRNPEVDRLLERGRGTADAAARKQVYDQVQQRISDDAVWLYLVYLKHTYVVRGNWSGLTPGVEAHEHATGGLLGTVVNWKPAP from the coding sequence ATGAGGCGAAGATCGGCCCTGTTCGGGGCAATTGTCCTGATGCTGAGCGCGTGTTCGGCTCCCTCGCAGGGGCCGTCCGGCGCTCCGGCCGCCACGCGGGACACCGCCGTGCTGGGCCTGGGCTCGGAGCCCGACTCGCTCAACCCGGTGCTCGGCTACTCGGTGGACGGCGGCTCGCTGATGTACGACGGCCTCGTCCGGCGCACGCCCGACCTGAAGCTCCAGCCCGCGCTCGCAGAGTCGCTGCCCGAGGTCGAGGGGACGGAGGTGACGTTCAGGCTGCGGCAGGGGGTCACCTTCCACGACGGCAGGCCGCTGACCGGGGCCGACGTCGCCTACACCTACGCGCAGGTGCTCGATCCCGCGAACAACTCGCCGATCAGGGGTGACTACGCCGCCATCGAGAAGGTGGAGTCGCCCGACGCGCGCACGGTGGTCTTCCGTCTCAAGCATCCGTACGCGCCCATCCTCCAGCGCACCACCCTCGGCATCATCCCCGACAAATCCGATATATCCGGTAACCCGGTCGGGACCGGGCCGTACACCTTCGTCTCCTGGGCCAAGGGCGACAAGATCACCCTCAGGGTCAACGACCGCTACTGGGGCGAGCGGCCCGCGATCAGGAACCTCGTCCTCGCGTACACCACCGACGACAACGCCCGCGCCACCAGGATGGCGGCCGGCGAGTTCACCGCCACCGAGCTGCCGCCCAAGGCCGTGGCCCGGTTCAGGAACCAGCAGGGCGTCACCGTCCACGAGGTGCCCAGCGCCGACTACCGGGGCGTCATGTTCCCGCTGGAGCGGCCCGTCACCGGCGACCTGGCCATCCGCGAGGCGCTCGGCCTGGCCGTGGACCGGGGCGCCATGGTCTCGGCGATCCTCGCCGGCGCCGGCGAGCCCGCCTACGGGCCCATCGCGCCCGGCACCGACTGGCACAACCCCGCCGTCACCGGCTCCGCCGCCCCCGACCGGGCCAGGGCCACCGCCACGCTGGAGAAGGCCGGCTGGAAGACCGGCGCCGACGGCATCAGAGTCAAGGACGGCACGGCCGCCAGGTTCACCCTCATGTACCCGGCGGGCGACTCCCTGCGCAAGGAACTGGCCCTGGCCGTGGCCTCCGACGCCAAGCAGATCGGCATCGACGTGCGCCTGGCCGGGCTCGACTGGGACGCCATCGACCAGCGCCTGTCCCAGGACGCGCTGATCATGGGCTGGGGCAGCCCGTACGACCCGGACTACACCAACTTCGAGCTGTTCCACTCCGCCTACGCCGGCCAGGGCTACTTCAACCCGGGCCACTACCGGAACCCCGAGGTGGACCGGCTGCTGGAACGGGGCCGCGGCACCGCCGACGCCGCCGCCCGCAAGCAGGTCTACGACCAGGTGCAGCAGCGCATCAGCGACGACGCCGTCTGGCTGTACCTGGTCTACCTCAAGCACACCTACGTCGTACGCGGGAACTGGAGCGGCCTCACCCCCGGCGTCGAGGCCCACGAGCACGCCACCGGCGGCCTGCTCGGCACCGTCGTGAACTGGAAGCCCGCCCCGTGA
- a CDS encoding TetR family transcriptional regulator, which yields MTIVDSAEELGRRDRKKLETRAALEHAALTLVAERGLAAVTVEDIAEAVDVSSRTFFNYFPSKEDALIGSGQASAAELCRMLEAVPAQAPVLEALRLMARAEAERVQEQRERWLLRLKVFEQNPSLLPRLVASGSETERAVMAAVARRAGVAPCTSGYPELATAAAMAAFRVAMLRWSAANGHTSLADLVDEAFDQLAAGLPNP from the coding sequence GTGACCATCGTGGACAGTGCTGAGGAGTTGGGTCGCCGGGATCGAAAGAAGCTCGAGACCCGTGCGGCCCTGGAGCACGCTGCCCTGACGCTGGTCGCCGAGCGCGGCCTCGCGGCGGTCACGGTGGAGGACATCGCGGAGGCGGTCGACGTCTCCTCCCGTACGTTCTTCAACTACTTCCCGTCCAAGGAGGACGCGCTCATCGGCTCGGGCCAGGCGTCCGCGGCCGAGCTCTGCCGGATGCTGGAGGCCGTGCCCGCGCAGGCGCCCGTCCTGGAGGCGCTGCGCCTGATGGCGCGGGCCGAGGCCGAGCGCGTGCAGGAGCAGCGGGAGCGGTGGCTGCTGCGGCTGAAGGTGTTCGAACAGAACCCGTCGCTGCTCCCCCGGCTCGTCGCCAGCGGCAGCGAGACCGAGCGGGCCGTGATGGCCGCCGTGGCCCGCCGGGCCGGCGTCGCGCCGTGCACGAGCGGCTATCCCGAGCTCGCCACCGCGGCCGCCATGGCGGCCTTCCGCGTGGCGATGCTGCGCTGGAGCGCCGCAAACGGGCACACGTCCCTGGCGGACCTGGTGGACGAGGCGTTCGACCAGCTCGCCGCCGGCCTGCCGAACCCGTGA